The Octopus sinensis unplaced genomic scaffold, ASM634580v1 Contig18268, whole genome shotgun sequence genome window below encodes:
- the LOC118761874 gene encoding uncharacterized protein LOC118761874: MFQFALTGPAVTTALLLTLVNIAIVTPQEMSIRFNFLKPGYTIYEISSWSSSRRSYSTQSVTECTLMALNRMVDTKVVFVSYNKTNKFCSTFTSGTGVKPSGKYGNNELCLYRADTSVMVFRVKIPTIAPVYNSFYQIKPYASDVGLYRNLILDSWRNLPMDK, encoded by the exons ATGTTCCAGTTTGCTCTTACCGGCCCAGCTGTGACTACGGCGTTGCTTTTAACCCTTGTAAATATCGCGATCGTAACCCCCCAAGAGATGTCAATCCGCTTCAACTTTCTGAAACCTGGTTATACCATTTATGAGATTAGCTCGTGGTCTTCATCACGACGCTCTTACTCAACTCAAAGTGTAACAGAATGTACATTGATGGCTTTAAACAGAATGGTCGATACTAAAGTAGTATTCGTTTCTTATAACAAGACAAATAAGTTTTGTAGTACTTTCACATCAGGTACTGGGGTGAAACCGTCCGGTAAATATGGCAACAACGAACTGTGCTTATATAGAG cTGATACATCGGTGATGGTATTTAGAGTAAAGATCCCTACGATAGCGCCCGTTTATAATAGCTTTTACCAAATAAAACCATATGCTTCAGATGTAGGTCTCTACCGGAATTTGATCCTTGACTCATGGAGAAATCTTCCGATGGATAag